A stretch of Prunus dulcis chromosome 6, ALMONDv2, whole genome shotgun sequence DNA encodes these proteins:
- the LOC117629847 gene encoding uncharacterized protein LOC117629847, protein MASARDRDDSLTFTNPSTSSSPIIISDPFDSFLSDPNSHIGSASGSFQNEGLLADTSSDAEFGFSRPEFRTSQLAGTVEFYQRHVFLCYKNPQVWPPRIEAAEFDRLPRLLYAAVMARRGDMKKETRLTICEGHDGTETSNGDVLIFPDMIRYRRLTHFDVDTFVEEVLVKDGEWLPGTPETLKGSYVFVCSHGSRDRRCGVCGPPLITRFREEIELHGLQGKVSVSPCSHIGEHKYAGNVIIFGPNFNRKVTGHWYGYVAPEDVPVLLEQHIGKGEILDWLWRGQMGLSEEQQKKSQELRLHLNGETNVGKSATELTQPKEREMNTSVCRSQVEIGGCCQENRNSSCCQNAVFIEKLNSPDLNEMAAKETTDKKKSSRKLLSGINSGKGASKRKVCAMPTWFQSWEREDTYAAFAVVCAAVSVGIAYSCYKQLR, encoded by the exons ATGGCCAGCGCCAGAGACAGAGACGACTCACTCACATTCACAAACCCATCAACGTCTTCCTCGCCAATCATCATCTCTGATCCATTTGACAGCTTTCTCTCCGACCCAAATTCCCACATCGGCAGCGCCTCTGGGAGCTTCCAGAACGAGGGTTTACTTGCTGATACTAGCAGCGATGCCGAGTTTGGGTTCTCACGCCCTGAGTTTCGGACGAGCCAACTCGCCGGGACTGTCGAGTTTTACCAGCGCCACGTGTTTTTGTGCTACAAGAACCCCCAGGTTTGGCCGCCCAGAATTGAGGCCGCCGAGTTTGATCGATTGCCAAGGTTGCTCTATGCCGCGGTAATGGCTAGGAGGGGTGATATGAAGAAAGAG ACTCGCTTAACAATATGTGAAGGGCATGATGGAACTGAGACATCCAATGGTGATGTATTAATTTTCCCCGACATGATCCGATACAG GAGATTGACACATTTTGATGTTGATACATTTGTTGAAGAAGTTCTAGTGAAGGATGGTGAATGGCTGCCTGGTACTCCTGAAACTTTGAAGGGTTCATATGTTTTTGTATGTTCTCATGGGTCTCGGGATCGCCGTTGTGGAGTCTGTGGACCTCCCCTGATCACTAGATTTAGAGAAGAGATAGAATTACATGGTCTTCAAGGTAAAGTGTCTGTTAGCCCATGTTCACACATTGGGGAGCATAAGTATGCAGGAAATGTTATTATATTTGGACCAAATTTCAACAGAAAAGTCACTGGCCACTG GTATGGATATGTTGCTCCAGAAGATGTACCTGTATTGCTTGAGCAGCATATCGGGAAAGGAGAAATTTTGGACTGGCTATGGAG GGGTCAGATGGGTTTATCAGAAGAACAGCAGAAGAAATCTCAAGAACTAAGGCTCCATCTTAATGGCGAGACAAATGTGGGAAAAAGCGCTACAGAGTTGACACAACCAAAGGAAAGGGAAATGAATACTAGTGTATGTAGATCTCAAGTTGAGATTGGCGGATGTTGCCAGGAAAATAGAAACTCTTCTTGCTGCCAGAATGCTGTGTTCATAGAAAAGTTAAACAGTCCTGATTTGAATGAGATGGCAGCAAAGGAGACGACtgacaagaaaaaaagcagCAGGAAGCTACTTTCAGGGATCAATAGCGGAAAAGGGGCCTCCAAGCGCAAGGTTTGTGCTATGCCGACTTGGTTTCAGAGCTGGGAGCGTGAAGATACATATGCAGCTTTTGCTGTTGTTTGTGCTGCTGTGTCAGTTGGCATTGCTTACAGCTGCTACAAACAGTTGAGATGA